CTCATGTCAGCACCAGATCTGAGGAATTGTACgccaaactttttttatatttctatgtTCTCATTTGTTACTGTGACATGTGAGGCACATAATGCCTGTATGATATGCAGTTCATTTTTGCAGCCATTGTGAGCATTTATTCTGAAAGGTCTGCGACACAGAATGTAgctctgctgccctctagtggacaCCAACAGTCTGACAGGGAAGAACTGATTCCACACACGTTTAGGATTTATCTGTtaacaaacaatttaaataattcttgtttgttttgttttttattctatcTTGTGTTGGGGCAGATTTAGAATAAGCTTTTCACCCTTCATCACTGATGCCCCGCTCCTTCTTGGTGAAGCGAGGAAGTCTGCACCTCCTCCGGCACGTGGCGAGGAGCCCAAGCCCCGCCTCCACCCAAGATGAATGCAGCCAGTTAGATAAAAACTGGGCAGGAGCAGCAGAACCTCCGAATGAGAAATCCTCCTCAGCATCGCCGGGGGGGGAGCCTTCTGCCTCCAGCATCTCTGGAAACTCCCTCCCCCAGACCTTCCCTCACAAAGGTGAGGGGCGGAACCCTTTTACGGGTCACAACCATCTCAAGAAggactttttctttattccgTTTGGGATTGTTTTGTGTCTGAAACTGCAGAGTCGTGCAACCCTCTGTGGTTGAGTCGAGTCCCGGACAAAGCAGAAGAGAGGAGCATGGAGGCGGGACGCTTCACGCAGACGTTTGTGAGGGAAaccagaagcagcagctgctccaaGACCGGCGGGCCCAGGCCGGAGTGTCCGCCCTGCAACAAAGTACGGCTGCCGTTGGAGCGCGGCTCCACTGTTTGCTCAGATAGGATGCAAACgtcttctgctgcagagccAAACTCACGGCATTCTCATCGTTTATCTatgaaaacttctgaaacaTCTTCACAGAAATATGTTTTTCCCCTGATTTTTCATGCTaaacttgtttttcctcctttgcagatattttcatgtttgtacgatttaaaaacttgcatttgtAAACGTCCTGGAGGCAGATTTCAGCTGTCAGCAACTCAACTCAAATCCAGCAGGACGGATGAAAAGCGGCTGGCGTGCTGGAGTAAggtacgagaaaaaaaaaaaacaatagtttgaAC
The sequence above is a segment of the Oryzias latipes chromosome 1, ASM223467v1 genome. Coding sequences within it:
- the LOC105354347 gene encoding zinc finger protein Gfi-1-like — translated: MPRSFLVKRGSLHLLRHVARSPSPASTQDECSQLDKNWAGAAEPPNEKSSSASPGGEPSASSISGNSLPQTFPHKESCNPLWLSRVPDKAEERSMEAGRFTQTFVRETRSSSCSKTGGPRPECPPCNKIFSCLYDLKTCICKRPGGRFQLSATQLKSSRTDEKRLACWSKERTFGCTVCGKAFKRSSTLSTHLLIHSDTRPYPCQYCGKRFHQKSDMKKHTFIHTGEKPHVCRTCGKAFSQSSNLITHSRKHRDDRPHSCPR